The Drosophila mauritiana strain mau12 chromosome 2R, ASM438214v1, whole genome shotgun sequence genome has a segment encoding these proteins:
- the LOC117137687 gene encoding cytochrome P450 6g1, with the protein MVLTEVLFVVVAALVALYTWFQRNHSYWQRKGIPYIPPTPIIGNTKVVFKMENSFGMHLSEIYNDPRLKDEAVVGIYSMNKPGLVIRDIELIKSILIKDFNRFHNRYARCDPHRDPLGYNNLFFVRDAHWKDIRTKLTPVFTSGKVKQMYILMQEIGNDLELALQRHGEKNSGSFITEIKEICAQFSTDSIATIAFGIRANSLQNPNAEFRNYGRKLFTFTVARAKDFFVAFFLPKLVSLMRIQFFTPDFSHFMRSTIGHVMEERERSGLLRNDLIDVLVSLRKEADAEPSKPHYAKNQDFLVAQAGVFFTAGFETSSSTMSFALYELAKHPEMQQRLREEINEALVEGGGSLSYEKIQSLEYLAMVVDEVLRMYPVLPFLDREYESVQGQPDLSLKPFYDYTLENGTPVFIPIYALHHDPKYWTNPRQFDPERFSPANRKNVVAMAYQPFGSGPHNCIGSRIGLLQSKLGLVSLLKNHSVRSCEATMKDMKFDPKGFVLQADGGIHLEIVNDRLYEQSAPSIQ; encoded by the exons ATGGTGTTGACCGAGGTCCTCTTCGTGGTGGTCGCCGCCCTAGTGGCGCTCTACACGTGGTTCCAGCGCAACCATAGCTATTGGCAGCGCAAGGGCATACCCTATATCCCGCCAACACCGATCATTGGCAACACCAAGGTGGTCTTCAAGATGGAGAACTCCTTTGGCATGCACCTGTCGGAGATTTACAACGATCCGCGGCTGAAGGACGAGGCTGTGGTGGGCATCTACTCCATGAACAAGCCCGGCTTGGTTATACGCGACATAGAGCTGATCAAATCCATTCTGATCAAGGACTTCAATCGGTTCCACAACCGATACGCCCGCTGCGATCCACACCGCGATCCCTTGGGCTATAATAACCTGTTCTTCGTCAGGGATGCCCATTGGAAGGACATTCGCACCAAGCTCACTCCCGTTTTCACCAGCGGCAAGGTCAAGCAGATGTATATCCTGATGCAGGAG ATTGGAAACGATCTGGAGCTGGCACTGCAGAGGCATGGCGAGAAGAACTCGGGGAGTTTCATTACGGAGATTAAGGAGATCTGCGCCCAGTTCTCCACGGACAGCATAGCCACGATTGCATTTGGCATCCGCGCCAACAGCCTGCAGAATCCCAACGCAGAGTTCCGTAACTACGGACGCAAGCTGTTCACCTTCACCGTAGCCCGTGCCAAGGACTTCTTCGTGGCCTTCTTCCTGCCCAAGCTGGTGTCGCTGATGCGCATCCAGTTCTTCACGCCGGACTTCTCCCACTTCATGCGCAGCACCATTGGTCACGTTATGGAGGAGCGAGAGCGATCGGGCCTGCTCCGCAATGATCTGATTGATGTCTTGGTGAGTCTGCGCAAAGAGGCGGATGCCGAGCCTTCGAAGCCTCACTATGCCAAGAACCAGGACTTCCTGGTGGCCCAGGCAGGCGTGTTCTTTACGGCGGGATTCGAGACCTCCTCCTCGACCATGTCCTTTGCCCTGTACGAGCTGGCCAAGCATCCAGAGATGCAGCAACGCCTGCGCGAGGAGATCAACGAAGCTTTGGTGGAGGGCGGTGGGTCATTGAGCTACGAGAAGATCCAGTCCCTGGAGTATCTGGCCATGGTGGTGGACGAGGTGCTGCGCATGTATCCGGTGCTGCCGTTCCTGGACCGCGAGTACGAGAGTGTGCAGGGACAGCCGGACTTGAGCCTGAAGCCGTTCTACGACTATACTCTCGAGAACGGAACCCCTGTGTTCATACCCATCTATGCACTGCATCATGATCCAAAG TACTGGACCAATCCCCGCCAGTTCGATCCCGAGCGCTTCTCACCCGCGAACCGCAAGAACGTAGTGGCCATGGCATATCAACCCTTCGGATCTGGGCCACACAACTGCATTGGCAGCCGGATTGGCCTGCTCCAGAGCAAGCTGGGCCTGGTCAGCCTGCTGAAGAATCACTCGGTGCGCAGCTGCGAGGCCACCATGAAGGACATGAAATTCGATCCCAAGGGTTTCGTGCTCCAGGCGGATGGCGGCATCCATTTGGAGATAGTCAACGATCGCCTCTACGAGCAGAGCGCTCCATCGATCCAATGA
- the LOC117137689 gene encoding probable cytochrome P450 6t3: MLLIWLLLLTIVTLNFWLRHKYDYFRSRGIPHLPPSSWSPMGNLGQLLFLRISFGDLFRQLYADPRNGQAKIVGFFIFQTPALMVRDPELIRQVLIKNFNNFLNRFESADAGDPMGALTLPLAKYHHWKESRQCMSQLFTSGRMRDVMYRQMLDVAIDLEQYLNRKLGDRLERVLPLGRMCQLYTTDVTGNLFYSLNVGGLRRGRSELLTKTKELFHTNPRKVLDFMSVFFLPKWTGLLKPKVFTEDYARYMRHLVEDHHEPTKGDLINQLQHFQLSRSSNHYSQHPDFVASQAGIILLAGFETSSALMGFTLYELAKSPDIQERLRRELREAFNSTATLSYDTLMTLPYLKMVCLEALRLYPAAAFVNRECTSSASEGFSLQPHVDFVIPPGMPAYISILGLHRDERFWPEPCLFDPQRFAPERSRHIHPMTYIPFGDGPHGCIGSRLGVLQLKLGIAHILKQYWVETCERTVSEIRFNPKSFMLESQNEIYLRFCRSSL, translated from the exons ATGCTGCTCATCTGGCTGCTATTGCTCACCATTGTGACACTTAATTTTTGGTTGAGACACAAGTACGACTACTTCAGGAGTCGTGGGATTCCGCACCTGCCACCCTCCTCCTGGTCACCAATGGGCAATCTGGGACAACTTCTATTCCTGCGCATTTCTTTTGGAGATCTCTTTCGGCAGCTCTACGCAGATCCACGAAATGGTCAGGCGAAGATAGTTGGCTTCTTCATATTCCAAACGCCGGCGCTTATGGTTCGGGATCCGGAGCTGATCCGCCAGGTGTTGATTAAGAATTTCAACAACTTTCTCAACCGATTCGAATCGGCGGACGCCGGAGATCCCATGGGTGCACTGACGCTACCGCTGGCTAAGTACCATCACTGGAAGGAGAGTCGGCAGTGCATGTCCCAGCTCTTCACCAGCGGCCGTATGCGGGATGTCATGTACCGCCAAATGTTGGATGTGGCCATCGACCTGGAGCAGTACCTGAACAGGAAGCTGGGGGATCGGCTGGAGCGCGTTCTGCCACTGGGTAGAATGTGCCAGTTGTACACCACCGACGTGACTGGGAATCTCTTTTACAGCCTCAATGTCGGCGGATTGCGTCGTGGGCGATCCGAGTTGCTAACTAAAACCAAGGAACTATTTCACACCAATCCTCGCAAGGTTCTGGACTTCATGAGTGTATTCTTTCTGCCCAAGTGGACGGGTCTGCTGAAGCCCAAAGTTTTTACCGAAGACTACGCGCGCTATATGAGGCACTTGGTAGAGGATCATCACGAGCCCACCAAAGGAGATCTCATCAATCAATTGCAGCACTTTCAGTTGAGCCGCTCATCCAACCACTATTCCCAGCATCCGGACTTTGTTGCCTCGCAGGCGGGCATTATACTGCTGGCCGGATTTGAAACATCCTCAGCCCTGATGGGATTCACTCTCTATGAGCTGGCCAAGTCGCCGGATATTCAAGAACGACTGAGGAGGGAGCTACGAGAAGCCTTCAACTCCACTGCTACGCTAAGCTATGACACACTGATGACTCTGCCCTATCTCAAAATGGTGTGTTTGGAGGCACTGCGTCTCTATCCGGCTGCTGCTTTCGTCAACAGAGAATGCACCAGTTCAGCATCCGAGGGATTCTCTCTGCAGCCACATGTGGATTTCGTAATTCCACCAGGGATGCCAGCATATATCTCAATACTCGGCCTCCACCGCGATGAAAGG TTTTGGCCGGAGCCCTGCCTCTTTGATCCCCAGAGATTCGCTCCGGAGCGGTCTAGGCACATTCACCCGATGACCTACATACCCTTTGGAGATGGTCCACATGGCTGCATTGGTAGTCGCCTGGGCGTCCTCCAACTGAAACTGGGCATAGCGCAcattttaaaacaatattgGGTTGAGACTTGTGAGCGAACAGTGTCGGAGATTCGCTTCAATCCAAAGTCCTTCATGTTGGAGTCTCAGAATGAGATATACCTAAGATTCTGCAGGAGTAGTTTGTAG
- the LOC117137688 gene encoding probable cytochrome P450 6g2, translating into MELVLLILVASLIGIAFLALQQHYSYWRRMGVREIRPKWIVGNLMGLLNMRMSPAEFICQLYNHPDAEKEPFVGIHVFHKPALLLRDPEMVRNILVKDFAGFSNRYSNSDSKGDPLGSQNIFFLKNPAWKEVRLKLSPFFTGNRLKQMFPLIEEVGASLDAHLRQQPLHNERMRCFDMEAKELCALYTTDVIATVAYGVSANSFTDPKCEFRRHGRSVFEFNLRRAAEFTVVFFLPHLVPLLRFKVVPAEATLFLRKTINYVMSEREKSGRKRNDLIDILIEFRRSTQMAKELGIKDQFVFEGDILVAQAVLFFTAGFESSSSTMAFAMYELAKDADVQQRLREEIKDALIESGGQVTLKMIESLEFMQMILLEVLRMYPPLPFLDRECTSGKDYALAPFHNKFVVPKGMPVYIPCYALHMDPQYFPQPRKFLPERFSPENRKLHTPYTYMPFGLGPHGCIGERFGYLQAKVGLVYLLRNHMITTSERTPHRMQLDPKAIITQAKGGIHLRLVRDPLGV; encoded by the exons ATGGAACTGGTACTGCTGATCCTCGTGGCATCCCTAATAGGGATTGCCTTTCTGGCGCTGCAGCAGCATTACTCCTATTGGCGGCGAATGGGAGTACGTGAAATAAGGCCCAAATGGATAGTGGGCAACCTGATGGGACTGCTCAACATGCGGATGAGTCCCGCGGAATTTATATGCCAATTGTATAATCATCCCGATGCGGAAAAAGAACCCTTCGTGGGCATCCATGTGTTCCACAAGCCGGCGTTGCTTTTGAGAGACCCCGAAATGGTGAGGAATATCCTGGTCAAGGACTTCGCTGGATTCTCCAACCGGTACTCGAACTCCGACTCCAAGGGCGATCCTTTGGGATCCCAGAACATATTCTTCCTGAAGAATCCCGCCTGGAAGGAGGTGCGTTTGAAGCTATCGCCCTTCTTCACCGGCAATCGACTGAAGCAGATGTTTCCCCTGATCGAGGAGGTGGGCGCCAGCTTGGATGCCCATCTCCGCCAGCAGCCGCTGCACAACGAGCGGATGCGCTGCTTCGACATGGAGGCCAAGGAGCTGTGTGCTCTCTACACCACGGATGTGATAGCCACAGTGGCGTACGGAGTGAGTGCCAACAGTTTCACGGATCCGAAGTGCGAGTTCCGCCGCCATGGACGATCTGTGTTCGAGTTCAACCTGCGGCGTGCGGCGGAGTTCACTGTGGTGTTTTTCCTGCCCCACCTGGTTCCGTTACTTAGGTTCAAGGTGGTGCCGGCGGAGGCCACTCTTTTCCTGCGCAAGACCATAAACTATGTGATGTCGGAGCGAGAGAAATCCGGACGGAAACGCAACGATCTCATCGACATTCTCATTGAGTTCCGTAGGAGCACGCAGATGGCGAAGGAATTGGGGATCAAGGATCAATTTGTGTTCGAGGGCGACATCCTGGTTGCCCAGGCTGTACTCTTCTTCACCGCCGGCTTTGAGTCCTCCTCCTCGACCATGGCATTCGCGATGTACGAGTTGGCCAAAGATGCGGACGTACAGCAGCGCCTGCGCGAGGAGATCAAAGACGCACTGATCGAAAGTGGGGGTCAGGTGACGCTAAAGATGATCGAGTCACTAGAATTCATGCAGATGATTCTGCTGGAGGTGCTGCGCATGTATCCGCCACTGCCGTTTTTGGATCGCGAGTGCACTTCTGGGAAGGATTACGCGCTGGCGCCGTTCCACAACAAGTTCGTGGTGCCCAAGGGCATGCCCGTTTACATACCCTGCTATGCCCTGCACATGGATCCCCAG TACTTTCCTCAACCGCGAAAGTTCCTGCCTGAAAGATTCTCCCCCGAGAATCGCAAGCTCCACACGCCCTACACCTACATGCCCTTCGGCCTGGGTCCGCATGGCTGCATCGGCGAACGTTTTGGTTATCTCCAGGCGAAGGTGGGTCTGGTTTACCTGCTGCGCAACCACATGATAACCACCTCGGAGCGCACACCCCATCGCATGCAGCTGGACCCCAAGGCCATCATAACCCAAGCCAAGGGCGGCATTCACCTTAGACTGGTTCGCGATCCTTTGGGCGTCTAA